The nucleotide window tatatgtgaaattaagattttttgctccaatatgcataattttacacttctttatattgaattgcatttgccatttttccgcccattcactcagtttggagagatctttttggagctcttcgcaatccctttttgttttaacaaccctgaacaatttagtgtcatcagcaaacttggccacttcactgctcactcctaattctaggtcattaatgaacaagttgaaaagtacaggtcccaataccgatccttgagggactccactttctacagccctccattgggagaactgtccgttgattcctactctctgctttctgcttcttaaccaatttcttatccacaagaggacctctcctcttattccatgactgctaagcttcctcagaagcctttggtgaggtaccttgtcaaacgctttttgaaagtctaagtacactatgtccactggatcacctctatctatatgcttgttgacactctcaaagaattctaataggttactgagacaggactttcccttgcagaagccatgctgactctgcttcagcaaggcttgttcttctatgtgcttagttaatctagctttaataatactttctaccagtttttcagggacagaagttaagctaactggcctgtaatttccgggatcccctctgaatccctttttgaagattggcgttacatttgccactttccagtcctcaggcacggaggaggacccaagggacaagttacatattttagttagcagatcagcaatttcacatttgagttctttgagaactctcgggtggatgccatccaggcccggtgatttgtcagtttttatattgtccattaagcttagaacttcctctctcgttaccactatttgtctcagttcctcagaatcccttcctgcaaatgttagttcaggttcagggatctgccctatatcttccactgtgaagacagatgcaaagaattcatttagcttctctgcaatctccttatcgttctttagtacacctttgactcccttatcatccaagggtccaattgtctccctagatggtctcctgctttgaatgtatttatagatttttttgttgttggtttttatgttcttagcaatgtgctcctcaaattcttttttagcatcccttattgtcttcttgcatttcttggaACATGTGCAAATGCTCTGTCTCGTGTGtgtctgcctgtgtgtgtgtctgcctgtGTGTATGCGTGCAcgcatgcacgtgcacacacatgcacacacacatacacacacgagaCAGAGCATTTGCACATGTTCCAAGGAAAGAGGCTGGCCTCATGAATATAAAGATTAATGGCAGCTCACTGAAAATCACACCAGCCGGTCAATCCACATTATGACACTGGCCCTCCACTGCCCACTGGTGGCTGCGCAGAGAACTGCTCCTCCGTGGGCATTTTCCCCCGGCAGCCGTTGCCCCCTACAGGCTGCACCTTGCAAAAACGCCATTGCATCTCATGGGATTCCTGAGTTCACATGAACCCTGGGGCCAGCTGACAAAAGGCGAGACGTAGGCGCTTGCCTGATTTTCGAGTGGTGGGTGGTGATGGCGGGGCAGTGGCAGGTACCACTGCTGCTACGTGGGACACCCATGGCTCGTGCGTGGCATTGCCACCACCGGGAGGAAGACAAGATAGGAAGTCATGGCTCAAAGGATGAGAGTCAGTCCCTCGCTCCCTGCCTCCACTCTCTTCTTCTCTCTGCCGGCTGAACAGAGATGAATCTCTCTTTCCCACAAGGCTCAAACGATTTGCTGAGCGCAAAGTAACTCTGGAGCCTGAGGGCAAAAGCACTGGAAGGGGGGCGCACAGTCCTGGCTCCCAGACTCTTCCTCTTGCATTGGCTGTGGATCAGCAGTCTCAAGAAAATGGTCAAGGgcagcctttccccaacctggtgccctccatatgctcTGGAcaacagctggggctgatgggaggagttgtccaaaacatctggagggcaccaggttggagagagGCTGGTCTAACCATTTCAGGGCTGTGAACCAGAGAGACCCTTGGGTTTTTTCAGTGGGGGGAGAGAGTGAGGGCAGCCTAGCTAGTGGTTGTGTGGAACCAGAACAAGCATGCATGAACCAGGATCCCCTCATTTCTCCCACAGAGCTTCAAGGGGATCCGGACGACAGGGCTGGTTAGGGAACAGGGGGAGTGCAGGGGGATGTCTGAAGGGAGCTGGCACTGAGGATCCCTGGGTTTGCTTTCTGAAAGGGAAACTCAAGGGAATACaagatgattaaaaaaaaaacctcttccaCATCCATTCATACACCCCCATTCATACATGCCCCCCCAACTGGCCTACCTGGGTTCAGCCAGAGGCCCCACTGAGCCCCCCGAACCCCACAATCATTGGTAAATGTCACCTCCCACCCCCACAGAATACAGTTTAACATCAGCTCCCCTCCCACCCTTGTTCATTTATTGCCTGTTGAAATCCTGCAAAGATTGGAGAAAGGCAAATTTGGGCTCCAGGGATGCAGTGGTGGGGggcaaaatggtggtggtggtggaggctggGTGCAGAATCTTATGGCATGCACCCCTCCCCAAATTATTGGCTATCTGTTCCCAAAAGTTCCATGCGCCAGCAAGATTGTTTGGACATTGCAAATTAGGTTAAAGATGTCCTGATTCCCCCAAGCCAGAATGACAGTGCTGCCACTCAGTGGCCAAATATAGGTACTGCATTCTCTTCTTTTTCAGTGGAAGCTGGCACATGACAGTTAATTATCTGTATCTTCCATGAAAGCAATGTTGCCATCCAGTGGCCAGAAGGGGTATTTCACTTTTGGGGGGCAATGTTCTCCCAGCTGGCTGTAAAATGTTCTTCATTCCTCCTAGGACAATGTTGGCCCCTAGTGGGCAAAATCAGCAACACagtctttttttcctcttctcaCTGTAGAAGGTGGGAACTCAGCAGAGAAAACACAGTCCTTTGAATTACAAGTGTCCTGAATTTTCATTGGAATTTGTTTATTTTGGGGGAACAGTCactgtgggttttttaaagtgCCAACACTGGCATCCTGTGAATGATGAAAATGattccactttttaaaattgcTAAATTTTAACAGTGTTAGATGATTTCATTCTGAAAGCTTATCTCCACCTTCTGGGTCATGGGACTACTAAGAGGAGCAGACAGCCTCAGCAGCTACCTGAGCTGGTTAAAGCTATACTCAATTTGTCACTCTGACCCCATCCGAAGGAATTCCGCATTGTTAACTGCTGCTCTTATTCACAAATCTTAAAAGATCAGCAGTGAAATCTATATACATCTTGCAACAATTCCAAGTTAGAGAATGTCACCACCCAGTGGCTGAAAAGGGTATAACATAGTTGTTATGAAATGGAAGATCTTGTTTTTCCCTGTAGTAGGCAACAGTGTCGCTTTCTGTTGGCTGTTAAAAGAAGGCTAACAcatcttttccccctctcctccattctgcttctcccTGATGTGGTATTAGAAGTCGTGTCATCAGCACAGGAGGAGCCCAGCACTGTTGTTGGCCCACGTTGTTTGCACGGAAGACCACAGTAgtttgattgtttttaatgctaAGAATATCCCTGACAGACGCAACAACTTCTGCGGTACGGAGGCCAAAAGCCCGCACAGTGGATTTGTCAtagtttgaaaaaaaaattggtgCCTGTCCCATGCAGCATCACAATGTCGCCCCCTGATAGCTGGATGCCACATTGCACCTATAGATTGAAAAGGAAGACTTTCTCTGTGAAATGACTTCTCATCCGAGCATGGAAAAGCCTCTGGCTCCTTCCTGGCCAGATTTTATTGGTGTTAAAAGTCCCAGAGGCTGAAGACAACGAGAGAGAAAGGTTGGAAAACACATCCTgagacatagagagagagaggaggatttGTGAATGTGTGGTTAGGAAGATGGTTCTCAAAAGAGTGGCTGTTGAAGATGAGGGGGTGCACGTGGGTCTCGCCCAGgggaggtgggggtggaggagaatGGATGCACCCCCCATCCTTGGGGCTACGTGGCTTCTGCCTTGGATATCTCTTTGATGGGAGCCGCCGGAGCACTCCCTTCCTCGGCTTTCTTCACCAGGGCTGGCTCGACAACGTTGTGTAAGGAAGGCTCACGATACAAGGCCACTGCCAAGGCAAGAAAGAAAGATGGAGGAATTGAAAtagtaaagcagccttccccaacctggtgccctccagctgttttggactacagctggagggcaccaggttggcgaaggctacaATACAGCAATAGGGGGTTCAGCCCTGCTCCACACTCCACCAATGGCAGGGCCAGACTATGGACACAAACCCACTAGGGGTTCATTCCTGTAAAAGCTGCGCTGGAAAGATGAGGCATGAGAGGGCCAAGAGCACAACTTTCAGGGCCACTTTGCATGAAGTCAGCAAAGAGGCCTGCTGTGCCAAAGAGCTGGGTGCACCTCACTCAGCTCCTGCAACGGGGACCGGAAGGAAGGTGCAGTGTGCTGCTCTCACAAGAGGGGGATGTGTATGAGAACCATCTGCAAAGAGGCAGCTGTGCAAGAGATCATTCGCACCAGACTAAGAGGCCGTGCCAGAGATCACTTGTGCAAAGGGGGTTCCTTTGCATATGAGGAATGATATCCAGGGATTACTGCTGAACAGGTTTTCTCCCAACCCCAACCCCGCTCACCTTCCAGTAGTTTTGGGAGGAAGTGGGCTGCAGCTTTGGTCTTCTTGACTCGGTTTCCCTTCATCACCTGCCCGTCTTTGTTGATGCCCAAATACCACGAGCGCCCCGACTCCCGCTGTCGGTAGAGGGTGGAGGAATACATGACGTAATAGTTCTCAAAGACGCACTCCTTGAAACGGCACTCAGTGGTGAAGTGAGtctggaaaggggagggggcggGAGGAGGGGGATGTGGCAAGAGGGTTAATCCCATGTTGGTTGGAGCATAttaaatcagcctttgccaagctggtgccctcccagatgtgctggctggggttgatgggcgttgcagtccaaaacttcgggagggcaccagcttggcaaaggcgAGTATAAATAAAAAATTGGAGCGGCTCACCCTGCTCAGACGGGGGCTAAGATTCTGCTCCCAGAATCCTTTTCCTGTCTCTTCTCACAATACATTTCATAAGCTGTTTAACTCCACTACCAGTCCAGTTGTGGCTGGTAAACAAATCACAGAGGGAACGCTGggctgtgcgtgtgtgcatgcaaggGAGAGGGTGGGGTGAGAGACAGGATAATCCCCCCAAAAGAGGTgcgggggggggaaacagcagagcaTAGCTTGAAGGCAGGTTAAGAGAGGAACTCCCTTAAATGACCCTGCCCTCCCACTCTTGAAGCCCCTTAAGAACAGCAGAAGAgtttcacagcagcagcagcagccgttcTCACAGTGCCCTGTCAGATGTCtcagcagggatggaggagaaactaggattcagttcacatttaaagctggatgtatcaaatttacactttctgaaactatttgaaaaatgaaacatctattcctttgaaatttgcacttactgtatctgaattttgcaacactgttctccagccaaagggtttacaaaaatgtgtatttgaggagaaagtatgcataaaaataaaaatattagtgaaaatgcattacattagaagatattgcttgcaaagatgtcgGCATAAGAAGATCTTCAAGGGATGTCAAACAGTCAAAAGCAAGAGTGCCTCTGCAGAATCTCAGCTGGAAGAatgttccatagcatgggactgGCAACGCTTAATGCCCTGCTTCTAGTTGAGGCCCATGAGGCCTCTGTAACGGGTGAGAACGAActctcctctggatgatctcagtgactggtctgggatataagggttcaagtGGTCCTTAAGggatcctggacccaagttattCAGGTCTCTGTACATCAACACAAAAAtaattcaatatttatttatttatttatttattatttgatttatatctcgcccttcctcccagcaggagcccagggcggcattaattaaattaattaaatgaaattaaatgcaaaatatattttgtttatttttacaaaaataataaaataaaataaaatgctataTATATGAGATTATCTTCAAAATGTATTATAATCCTTTTATtatttcacaaaaataaataaaacgcaACATATATATTGCAGAGtaactattaaaaacattaaagccaAATATATGAATGCAATCATTATAAACCTCCTTGGGCTTTttttgaaaagcaggatatataaCAACataccccccctcaaaaaaaagaaCACCAGAAAGCCCCCCCCCGTTCTGACCTTCATGCAAATAGATTTGTCATGACAGCTGCCTGCCACAAGGTGGCGCTGCCCAACACCAAAGGAATGCTCTTGTGAGATCACCCaaagtaaagggggggggagggcactTGTCCCTCCAGGATGCCTGGGTTCCCATCCCAGAAACGTGAGGAGGAAGGCGCCAAGGGAGCCATAATGTTAATGAGAGCAAAATGTCCCAGCGGAGCACCTCCcatccccaccacctccctttctccccatcccccaccccGAGAGGTCCATCATTCTCGCTGCCAAATTTCTTCAAATATGTTTAGTTGGCATTAAAAAGGTCTCTTAATGCCACCAAGGGATGtgccgggggtgtgtgtgtgagaagaaAATATCCCTCCAGAAAGATTTCTGCCATTATCAGAGGCCGGGAAACAGAGAAGAGAAAATGGTGGccatcaccccacccccagcagcctGGCCTCGGTTCGCTCTCGGGGGTGGGGGACCTCAGGATTCTCGCCAGCCACAgcccctctcctcaggccacaggCCTCCCGGCCGGGCTTCCCACCCTCCTCAAATGTTTTTGCAttgctgggatgtgtccttgaactcggaTCATGCCTCTTCCTGGTCTGGATGGAAGAGATTGAGGGGTGGGCGAGTCTGGGTCGAAACTACcctcctgtacaaaggcaaaGTTTACATCcgctgccccacccactttttcctctggccccacccacccctggcatgtggcccctggaagattgcccaggagggaatgcggcccttggcctGAGAAAgcctccccacccctgtcctgaGGATCCCAGGTGGGGAGATTGTTGCTGTTGAGCTCATCTCCCACTTGTGGGCtacccagttggccactgtgagaacagggcctttgggcctgatccagctgctggTGCTGCTCGGCTCTTCCTACGTTTTTTGTCAAAAGCCCGTCAGGCCAACAACCTGTTTTTTAGCCCAGAAATAGAGCAAGCGGCGAtcaagagtgcctctgagcatgccaGGTGCTTCCAGGTGCCCTATGGAGTGTTcatccagatttgtttgcagggagcttagatgacattggctgtttaatgagcattcagttTGATTTCTTTGCAAGGAGGTTAGACGATGCTGCATTAAAGCAAgtgtcatcccacactttccaggacCGTTTCCACCCAGACACGTCCCTtaatcacaaaaagtctgatatttGAGGGTAGGGGAGAGGGGGGTTTGTTGCGCGAGGCCTCCCAAACAAGTACAATTCCACAACCTGAATTTGGTGGTACGTGATTGAACCCCACCTCTCGGTCGAAACTGAACAACCACAGCCGGCCCATGGGTTCACACAACAGCTGagctttggggtgggggtgggaagagtgGGGGGGCAGGCCTTCTGAGTCAGAAGTCGTGGCATCAAGAAAACGAGTGTGGACTCAAAGCAGGAGCCGTGCACCCTCGTTTCCGTTCTGCCCCTTTCAGCCAGCCTCTCGCTTTGGGCTCATTCTtttgccctctcctcttgtttctCTCGCCCACCCCGCCAAGCTGTCACCCTTTCACTCTCAGCTCTTCCTTCCATGGCTTATTTTTggagctggggggaggggaagaatggCCAGCACTGAAGCTGGGTTGCCAGACAGCTTTGACCTCTGACTCCTGGGGGTGTAGGCAAGCAGAGGCTGCGGGGACTTGCCGGTTTCAGAAATGCTCTCTTACCATGCTCAGTGGCACTCACTGTTTTTgttaggaagccgccttataccaaaCCAGGCCATTGGTTCACCACTTACTAGAAAGGCTAATGATGAAGCAGTCGgccttaaacaaaacaaaacaaaagagtaGTATTGCCtatgctctccagggcttcaggcagggcgTTGGAttttccagcccttcctggagacgccattgctggggccttctgcatgcaaagcagatgctctgcccactgagctACGCTCCTACCCCAGTATAAGCAGCTGTCTcataccgaatcagaccattcattggtccatctagctcagtattgtctacactgactggcagcagctgtccacagtttcaggcagggagatgcctggagatgcccttggggacTGAACCCAGAACCTTCTGATGCTCTGCCTGCTGGCCTGCAGCCCTTTCCCTTAGATTCTTGCCCTGAAATCCACGGCACCCACACAGGGCCTCTGGAGAGCTCAGCCTGAACGGGGATTTGCATTCCTCTCGTGTGTGTGTCCGTGTCCCCTTCCCTGGTCACTCCTCTGTCCGGACCTCCATCCGGCCCCCCTTTCCCTCTTCCCCTCGCTCACTCACACAGCCATCATCTTCCCCTAGCCTCATCGCTTCTGACAGACGCCACCTTCCCAGGAAAAACTCCTTTGCTCTCAGCTGTTccccatttctcttctcccccccgctGGATCGGGGTCATCTCTCTATATGATTCAGCATATCCCCCCCCCTTATCCTCCCTGCTCTGGCTGCTGGCAGCACCTTCCCTCATccatccacccttcctccttttctgcaaGGGACCCAAAAAGCTGGCCCTCCCAGGCGGCCGGTGCCAGGAATTTGCCCGAAGGTGAATCACGTGGCCGAGGGCCACCTTGCCGTGGGCGGGGGCAAGGGGCGGTCGCCTCAGCATCTGCCAGGCCCAAAGATGAGCAAGGagtgctgggagaaagggcggctTATGCTGGCAGCCACCCAGCTTAAAAAGGAACAGAAGACAAAACCCGCACAACTACACAATTTCActgtgtggggtgggtgggccttAGTTTGTGCTGGAATTTAGCTCCAGAACCATCAGTGGTTGTGTACACACCATCCCTTTCAAGCATATGAAGCTAAGACGAGCCCTCCTGGATGGATCAGGCCACAAGAGCCCctgccccatctagtccaccatcctgttctcacacgggccaaccagatgccccaatgggaagcccacaagcaggacatttcatgcgcatttcaagcacatgacttcctccaaagaatcctgggaactgtcgtctgttaagtgtgctgggaattgcagctctgtgaggggtaaacagcattccccaggattcttgggggcggGAAAGGAATGTCCTAtcagtgtatggtgtgtacacagacaGGGTGTCTAGAGAAGAAGGAGCCGGGGCTCCAGTCTGCTGGGGATGTTGCACTCACTctagttctctcccccccccaaaaatcacaGCAGGTGAGAAACCACTCCAATTGTctcaagtccccccccccccggcaacacTCCTGTCCTGTTACCTTTTTGCACCAAGCATACCGGTGGGACAAACAGGATTAGTGATCAGGCAGTCTACTGAAAAAGGTTTACGGGcacaggaggcagcagcagaatggttgTTGGATGCAATCTGCTCCCTTCCAGATTGGGGTCAGGGAATTCTCTCTCCTTGTTAAGGAGGGCAGCTGCTAATTGCagttgagagagagacagagagagagaggagtattCCTCTCCCGGGAAAATTATTAAATGATTGGTTCCCTGAATTCCTGTGGAAACACCCACCCACATAGTTTTGTGGGTGGaggtagtggtggctggtggcttcagcaccttgaacagctcttGGAGTAACATTTGGAGTAAaactggagcggattccactgccccactgacatggtcaCCAGCTGCCACGGGGTGGAACCCTTTCCCTGTCTTAAAACCTGGAGACACTTTTACAGCTTAATCACTGCTTACTAGACTGTGCATGTGGGGCATGTGGGGAGCTCCTGTACAAATCGCACAAACTGCACAAATGAGAGACCTTCTTCCACCCAAGAGGGTGAGTTATTTGCAGCTTACAGGAGACGGATGAGATGACAGCTTCATactcaccatacatttcaagtgcATTCCTCCCcactcacagaatcctgggaactgtagttcatgcCCATGGACCTAtagttcccagcaaccttaacaagctacagttaccaggattctttgaggaggggaaaatgtgctttcaatgtgctttcaatgtatggtgtgtatgcagctaaAGGGGACCAAaggggatttggggggggggtggacaGAGAGAGGAGCAGCCACAACCACCAGCAATGAACTGTGGAGAGGCAAGGGGAGAAATCGCAGCACCCGTTCTATGATTCAGACTTCTTCAGAAAGGGACTCAGAGAGAGTGCAGCGGGAGTGGGCGGTGCCTCCTTTTCCCACCTGCCCAGCGCCACACAGCCACAGCACCACCTCCTGGCAAGTCGGTGAAATGCACTTGCCTTGTTCCCTCCCCATATTCtgctcagggctggccctaccataaaATAGAGATTAGTGGCTGCCGCAGGCGGCACAATTCAGGCAGTGCGAAGAGTGAGAGGGTGCAGGTTTTCTTCCGTTCCTGTCTACAAGTTTGTCTGCCTTTCCCAATGACAGTGGAGTGGTGCTGGCCATAATTAGAGAAAAGGAGGTGGAGTGAAGGGAACAGCAAAGTATAACGTGGCAAGGGGGAGCAGGCGCCTCTGCCCTCTCTCACTGTTCCTGCACTTCAGTGCCATCTGGAGAGTCTCGTTTGTTCAACCCATGTCCCCCCCCTTAAAGGCCTTTCTGAATGTCTCCCTGCCTTGCAGCTGAAAAAAAGGACAGGATCCATGCCTAATTGCCTGCGGGTGGGGGGGATGCATCTCCTGCCTATTTGCTGACTTGGTGTTTCCCTCCTCCCTGCTTCATCCACAAGTGATGGTCAGAATCAGAGGGGCTGGGcgtggagggagaaggggaaataGGCAGGGATACTCACAGAGGTATAGAGGTAGCCCTCAGCATTCATGGCGATGTACTGCCCTGATTTGGTGCTCTGAATGGCGACCACACGAAGACCCACGGGGATCAGGTTGAAGAGGGCTGTGGGGAGAAGGAAGATAGAGGCTCATACAAGGCAGGTACTGTGAATACAAAGTGTCCGTTAAGTGACAAAGAGGAACAAGGGTGCCAAAGGATatggatggggggggagaaattttgattcagtacacatttaaaggagaacctatctaatttgcactttccaaaacaatacatcgTGCGTGGGAAACCTTTGGGCCTCCCAACATTGCTAAactatcattctcatcatccGTGGCCACTGGCCGttcttgctgtggctgatggaagtggtagttcagcaacatctggaggccaaagaTTTCCCCACAACtgggcacctggtaggccactgtgagaacaggatgctggactagatgggccactggcctgatccagcaggctcttcttatgttcttatgttcttaactgtaaTACCCTGATAGCTCGTTATAACGCAGGGAACGGGGGCAAAGGATGCACCTGCGTTATAGGGATTCCACATTATAATGAAAACCTCTATACTGTAAACAATATTTTACTTGGGGGACATTGTCAAACCCGTGGTTTCTCCGTATCTGTGGTACAGCGAGATGCGTTACAACGAGCCTCCActgtacatgaactgaaacacagccatcctttcacatttgtacttctccaaaattttcagtgcagttccccagccaaataATATGTACTAAAATACACTCAACAGGGCAGGGTGCACATAAAACTGCATTTATTTGTGAAAAACATTGTATTGgggcaactgcattgcaaaaatatgaatattaggggaaactgcctacaaaaaatatggaatgatccccctgacgaggtgcgcctggtgccaacactgttatctttttaaagtgtttttaaaaaatatgtttttcaaatttgtatatttgttttagatgtttttaattggtgtaaaccacccagagagctttggctatggggcagtatataaatgcaataaataaataaataaaaatgtatgtattaggagaaattcgcactaaaatcttgatgaattttcatgagggcttcaAAAAATATCGTAAACCTGTCAAAGAGTCTAGAATAAAGGTTTGCAACTGTAGCCATAGGCCAGAtctgcctcccccccactccccacccccacccccaccccagttgCCAAAGAGGCTatgtagctagggatgggtgaacctgtcaatttcagtttctctcagtttctgattttccaTTCTTACTTCAGCTCCCTACATTTCTGTGTCATTTGGCAATTTTTAAAGAACTCCTAAAATTTTGTCAGCactctagtgcaaatttctccgaaCACACACATTGTTCTACACAATTTCCCCAATATAGATATTCTTGCATGCACTTTCtcttaatatgatgcattttatatgttatttccctaataaatgcatttttatgcagtttcccctaatatttgcccTTCTGCACCCAGAATGCGTTGCAACATTTGGATTagtacacattttgaaggatagcttcgTTTTGGTTTGtctattggtttgagaagtgcaaatttaggtcgtttctcattaaaatgcaaacaaaatcaaacttcTTCCCTTCTCTTAGATGGGAACCTGGACTCCTGGGTTCTTTAGAAAAAAGATGGAGCGAGTGGGGGCAGTAAAGGACTCTGACAGGCAGGACTTGTGGCTCTGAGGGAGTGCCGGCCaggaggaggtggtggcggcAAGAAttctgttttttgggggaaggggccTAGGTGATGGGGGGGGTTGAGGTGGACAGCAGGGGATCCATGAGGCAGGAGTT belongs to Rhineura floridana isolate rRhiFlo1 chromosome 11, rRhiFlo1.hap2, whole genome shotgun sequence and includes:
- the FGF11 gene encoding fibroblast growth factor 11 isoform X5, with protein sequence MAALASSLIRQKREIRDPVVSRPVAAQRKVCPRGTKSLCQKQLLILISKVRLCGGRKGRLEKTSEPQLKGIVTKLFCRHGYYLQVHPDGSIDGTREDTNGYTLFNLIPVGLRVVAIQSTKSGQYIAMNAEGYLYTSTHFTTECRFKECVFENYYVMYSSTLYRQRESGRSWYLGINKDGQVMKGNRVKKTKAAAHFLPKLLEVALYREPSLHNVVEPALVKKAEEGSAPAAPIKEISKAEAT